In the genome of Streptomyces pactum, one region contains:
- a CDS encoding DUF1059 domain-containing protein, which yields MRKTVDCRDFPGAEHCTLTLSGEEEDVLRAATEHAVRAHDQVDSLDLRAALRRALRDAAPRDAA from the coding sequence ATGCGCAAGACCGTGGACTGCCGGGACTTCCCCGGCGCGGAGCACTGCACCCTGACGCTCAGCGGTGAGGAGGAGGACGTGTTGCGCGCCGCGACCGAGCACGCGGTCCGTGCGCACGACCAGGTGGACTCGCTGGACCTCCGGGCCGCGCTGCGCAGGGCGCTGAGGGACGCGGCCCCGCGGGACGCCGCCTGA